The genomic DNA caatgttttcatgttgttaaatataattgttgaagtatatgtttaatattattgttttgtgaaatctcaccccttctgcttggaaatgttgctcttcgtatgagtaacttgcaggtgatcgagagtaggttgctgttgtTTGCAGTCGtgagttgtaacagcccaatttttagctagatttattttaattacttttaattgtgtttgtgtgtgattaattgtgcttgtgtgtatttaattgtcgtcgggtgcatttacgtggattaccgtattagaagagtattttagtcatttgacgggtgagggtaaaatgataattttggtgagaatcattttaatatttaatgagaacccttattttaccaagttactagtgtaatgattagtttttatcgttagtgaccgttcgttatattttaccgttgttagtaattaccgttgagtggatagaaactttttggaattatgttaggatgagttaggcccattagaatttggaattgagcccattaagggagataacattagggttgtcataggaaaatatctttcattcacttcacaaaacactttcctagagagagagggagatagagagagaaagaggtgaagagaagaacaagagtgttgaagggaaagcttggggaatcaatttgggtgacctaggagctgaattgaagcaagggttagagataatcaacttcaaaggtaagggggttagttattatcataatcatgtacaatctttgcattttctcatgttgtatgaaaatgggttggtgaacaattgttgttaaattcgtgctcttgctgtgatgctattttcttgtgcttgaattgatgattatggtatgtttatgggtgaaattacatgtttcaaagtatgtataaatgttaagttatgaaattatgcttaattgatgaaatttgatatgctttgattgaaaagagatgtgattcatattccattaatgtggttattgttaactgatgctattgtaagtgaattatgatttgggtatacttaattgtggattgatgatgagaaataaattgttgttgatggttttgtgaaattagtgaagttgagttaagtgttcatgtgaaggaccaaaatgaactttttgatatatatatggttgttgactgaaattttgttattgttggatgaattgaacctatgagaatttctgttttcatgttgtggttatgttagttgagtcgtttgggagaaaacgggtttttcgtgtgaaatgtcgatgtttaagcgttttcgccaataagtgattatgtgaggttttggaaaatgacttttgggatggttgaaacatgaaattttttatagattatgttagagtcaagtgtcaggatcgtgtaggtgaaaacggcatcaaaatccgattaacggtttgcattttacgcgcgaaatagtgaaaaacgcactttttggaaaagctgtaagcgaacacttcagaagcacacttcagaagcaaacttcagaagcacacttcagaagcacacttcagaagcaggccagttccagcatctcctgtttcgcgttcttgcgtctttttcacctatttctgtttcgaattggcctttggtgtaaacatgaaagttttagataattttgttagctttctaatggcgttggtttcaggtccaaatgatttttagaactcgagttatgatcaaattactacacatgggtcatgtgaatttttgtgaaaacttagcataactttttctataagtcgtgaaacttttccaaacttgatattgggcttaatgaagtatttagagggaataattgagtatgtaaatatgtaattgggatgtgataatgatcatgagatatattttgctatcttacttggaatatgagaatgcttgaattggtgaaactatatgatatagttgatgtcgagtgacattgttgattattgataatatgttgatgtgtgatgatgaatactatgatttatttgtgtgggcatgttttcttgataatgcaatgttgtggagataatcaatataattgggtgttgtcctatatattgagttgagattgtgatttgttgtcgcattatcgagtccttacacatgtccatgcatcatagtcgttgttgctgtaaaagggatgaatcttttacttcgagattattgtaaggcagaggtgagccttacatgcgatgttgacttgtccatcggaggtgacgaccttgttgagatttggtaccacatgcatttatgtgtcaataagtgcatatcatagcatgagtcctatgtgaaatatgtgattggtgatgaatagagaagaatgaaagttgataatgattgttcgtgattgatgttgtgaatgaacatttatgattggataattattcatgtgattgatatctgtggatatgaactatcaagttgtgatataagtatttatgcatgactattattattcaagtacatgatattatttgatttgattattatctggattatgataatgtaatgcttacccccagtggttttaaccgcctacttgcctgtatgggtgagtagacgttgtgcaggagtagtctcggtgagtctttgcttgggatatcgggagcttcctccgatatcggtgtcgtgtcggctctgatctaggcttgtcgtgtcggtctagattaggttgtttatattttcgttgggattattattttgttgatgactacccgatgtttgggttttgagatttatcttttggatatgatttatttgctcatggcatgtatatatttgatcactctgatttatatttcgctgtaactgttgaggtttacatacatgtctatcggtttttgaattttgaataagacgtaatctttatttcttgaataaatgtattattcgcatgtttaattgctttaatagaaataggagcgttacatgagtggctatccctcactgagtcttttaggtgctctgatatgtaacgggatgagatcttttgtggctattttctattccttacgtatttgactatgaattcttatgattaagttgttaattgaatttttatgagatgttttgatgaggcctacgTGCCAAGGGGGAGCTTAATTTCATATCTATGAACattcttacattttttgttATACATATCTATAAAACTTAAGACTTATTCAAAaggtttgtcatcatcaaaaaaggggagattgttgaaacaaaaatcttttttatgaatgttttaatgataacaaacctTATGGAATAAACACTAAGTTTTATGAATAGTGATCTACTGATGTTTGCACTTAAGTCTTTTCACAAAAGTTGACAAGAAAGAAGTCTCTTACAAGTGCATATATTTACTCATTCGAAGAATACCAAAACAGTACTATCACAAgctcaaagaaaatataaaaagaatattgtTTGAATCAAATAAGTGTTGATTGAAGATTTAACATGATAAATTTTATGATCAATTGATACATCCTTGTCACCACATGGTTTTTATCAAAGCCTTAAAGATTCGAGgaataaatgattaaaatttgataGGAATTATCTTCAAATAGCTTCTAAAAagattttaaggaaaatgtacAATAGTTTCATTCAAAAGAATGCTTGAATGTACCTTCATGATTACATGCATGCCTAAACTAAAACATCTCAAAGATACTCAATGGAAAGAAACATTGTGTGCAATCACCAACATGAACTATGAGATAAATtgcatcatcaacaaaataattaaaggtTAATTAACCGAGAATGTATTGTCGTCCCATATAGAAGAGAACATTATCAACTCCGATGAAAGAATGTTCTCATGATGAGGATGCATATTACACTAGAAATTATTCtcatcatttcatcaaaatgattagaatcagctttaaagagaaatcaattcatgaatgaattatttattaagtcattcatttatgatattgatCGGAGAATgatcaaagaagaaaattcatgatcATATGCTTTGAGATTCTATCATAAAATACTTATGATGGTCCAAGAAACCTCTATCACTATTCAAGATATGATTTGGAGAACATAAATCAATCAAAGGAATTTTGACTTTGAGAAATTTTGACTTTGAGAAAGGTTTCTCATGTtcctacaaatatcattttggtcatacaaaatgaagaaaacatcctcatttgatgttttaaaagataacaaaaatattacaattattattttgttatctaCTAGTGTGTTTTGTGAgaaatgtttcatgagaatgttcTTGTTAAAGAGAAGAACATTCTAAGATTACAAGTGAAGTTGAAAACGTCCTTATCAAAGCAAATAAGCAAAAGGACATAAATGAACTTTGTGGTGCAAATCCAAGAACAAAATATTCCCTATGTCTCATCAAAAGAAGATACTTTGATATATGACATAAATGGAAAGAATATCACATGATTACATAAAGACTTTGCAtttaaagaaatattgaaaAAGCACGTGccttaaagaaagaagaaaaataattttacaaagaaagaaTGTTCTTGAGAACATTCTGGTAAAACTACAAAGGGATAAGGATGATGTCATTATGTCCCATCCATTTAACACAAGATCACAGCTGGATTATTACATCATGTGTTCTtaaggaaagaagaaaaattgttttacaaaGAAAGAATGTTCTTGAGAACATTATGGTGAAACTACAAAGAGATAAGGATGACATCATTATGTTTCATCCATTTACAACTAATCATAGTTGTATTATTACAACCTCACGTGGGTTGTCTCAAAAGACTTGGAAAGAAGAGAATGTTTTTGAGAACATTTTTCACTTGGAATAACACATTTTTTTGCAACCTTGTGCATCAAGCAACAAAGCAAATGCACATGCGTTGTTTTGGAACGTACAAACAACAGTTGTATGTTTATGTATATTTCAAGTGAGCTTCAAAGACTCCAACCATCTATAAATATAGCAACATATCAAGGCAATTGGCAAGAGCTTACAATACAAAAGAATTCAATCTCTCTCTCACgtgaatatttttcataattcatattcaatgtctttcaatatgaatatttttttctggtcccttttttactttatttatttcagtcaTATATTCCAGAATTCTCTAgtccttttatttactttattttaaatttttactttattttaaatattcaatCTAGAATTCTCTgatccttttatttttaattaacaaatatttttatttgtttaactcTTACCAAGAACTTTCTTGAGTATATAAACTTATTTAAGTTTtaggaataatttttaaaagggtcacaattcaaacccccctttcCACTATCACCTTCATCATTGATATTTCCACCTGCTCCAAAGACACAATCAAATAATCCAGAACTTCTTGGTGGTTCTATTTTTGGTAGTCATATGGAGAATTTGTTGATGAGTCATGGTGGTAATTCACcaacaaaatcacaatcacAACAACATATACAATCAAAGTTCTAACATCAAAGTCCCAATTTTTGCTCTAAAGTTTCATCCAGTATTTGTTACCTAAATACTCAAATTAAGAGTGTCAATTTAAAATTACCTTGAACTTAATAACtaagagattttttttggtggtgtccggaATTTGAACCCTAGACATTGCATATATTAGGcattatccctaccaactgagttaaactcatggAGATACTTAATAATTAagggcttaaatatgcaattcgTCTTTGTAATTTAGGCGCGTTTtgattttcatccttgtaaaaaaaaaaaattaaaaacatccctgcaaaatttttccACGTGGCAGTCTacgtcattaaaaaaatttaattttatgaagaaaaaaattgaaaattagttttttcttttttttttttaaatctgaaaataaatgtttgaaaaataaaattaaaaattatataatctcaaaatttttgaaaatataattttcagcattttcaaaaaaaaatgtaatatataattttgaaaaatttaattttcagtttttttcaaatttaaattttatttcagatttttcttatttaaaaatagaattttaaaaaaaaatatttttttaattatgtagtatgccacgtggcaaaagttgcacagtcaatAAATCATAATTGAAGTGGCCAAAATCGTAAATCGCAAATCGCAAACCTGAAGAAAGAGAGTGAAGCAAGAAACGGCAACACCAGAATCGCAAATCGCAAGCAGGAAGAGAAGTAAGTAATTGATTTCCTGTTTTTTAATATGAGATTCGATTTCTTTTCTCCTgttaaaatttatgaattttcCTGTGATTTAAGTCCTATGAATAATGAATTGTTCTTGTTGTCTGTCTGCAACAGAGAAGTGGGAACAATGTCGTTTATGAAAGGAGATTTGCTTTCTCGGTCCAGAAAGCTCGTCAAGGGTTTGGCCATGGCCGAACCTGTTTGGCTCAAAGCCATGGAACAGTTAGTTAATCTGTTTCAACTTAATTTATTCAGGAATTCTTTGGATGAAAACTCgtctaaataatattattttgtttttattgtgcTAACCAACCAACCAGGGCACCACCAGCAACATTTCCTCGACCTGAGGGTAAACTGCATACCATCACTTTTCCTGAAGATGTTTATGTCAAGaggttttataaaaaatacccaGAATCAAAATACCATCATCCCATCAAGTATGTCTCTCTTTCTATAGGGTGAACTGAGTTCTTAAATATGAAACTACTCATGCCAGCTGTTAATCGACCTGCTTCACGTTTTCTCAGATTGTATGAAAATAATGTGTCTATGAGTCTGTTAATTCTTACGTTACCTTCTATGTTCTGTTGATGGTTTTGTGCTCCTCAGCTGTTCTTTTTCCTCCAACTATTATGTGATTTACTTGGTttcttaaaactttttttaatataagctgGTTTTATCAATTCACTAGGAATTCCTCAATGGAATAGTTGTTACAAATTGATGATGCAGGCATACACAAGATGCATAGTGTGTGGTAGTCTTTTTTCTAGATGCTTCCATCTGCATCAGAAGGACTATTAAATTAGCTACAGTTCATGTCTACTTGTTTGTGGTCATAATGTTTAAGTTCAACAGGTTTTCTGCTATCGATCCTGCTCCGTCTCGATTATTTGCATTAAGGGTTCTTGAGTTAAAAGAGCATGGCATTAGTGAGGATGAAGCAATGGAAGTAGCAGATGTATGTAACCTAAATTGATTCATGGATATGTTCATTCCGGAATTTGTTCTTACTTTATGCCCTCTAatagttacattttttttgcgTGTGTGTGCTTTTTATAGATGGAATATATAGCAGAGAAGAAGGCTAAGAAGAAAGCATATGCCCGTCTGAAGCAAATTGCGCGCCTTCAAGGGAAGAAACTGCCTCCAAACCCATTTCCTTGTCCTGTCAAGGAGATTCAAGCTGAGGAGAGGAAATTTGTTCGTGATCGTTTCTTCAATCCCAGCATACGTGAACTTGtgaagc from Medicago truncatula cultivar Jemalong A17 chromosome 8, MtrunA17r5.0-ANR, whole genome shotgun sequence includes the following:
- the LOC25500042 gene encoding uncharacterized protein isoform X1, with the translated sequence MSFMKGDLLSRSRKLVKGLAMAEPVWLKAMEQAPPATFPRPEGKLHTITFPEDVYVKRFYKKYPESKYHHPIKFSAIDPAPSRLFALRVLELKEHGISEDEAMEVADMEYIAEKKAKKKAYARLKQIARLQGKKLPPNPFPCPVKEIQAEERKFVRDRFFNPSIRELVKQKKEESMQRFGGDNW
- the LOC25500042 gene encoding uncharacterized protein isoform X2, encoding MSFMKGDLLSRSRKLVKGLAMAEPVWLKAMEQFSAIDPAPSRLFALRVLELKEHGISEDEAMEVADMEYIAEKKAKKKAYARLKQIARLQGKKLPPNPFPCPVKEIQAEERKFVRDRFFNPSIRELVKQKKEESMQRFGGDNW